The Scyliorhinus canicula chromosome 13, sScyCan1.1, whole genome shotgun sequence genome contains a region encoding:
- the LOC119976441 gene encoding E3 ubiquitin-protein ligase TRIM52-like, translating into MASRQQESWTDETICPICLDFFTDPVSLECGHNFCRSCITQCWEKKEINSCPECRQAFTERNLRANRVLANLAEKARKLKLNGKEKESKLHCEEHQEELKLFCETDKKSICLICRDSREHREHSFIPIKEAVEIYKAQE; encoded by the exons ATGGCTTCCAGACAACAGGAAAGTTGGACCGACGAGACAATTTGTCCCATTTGTCTTGATTTCTTCACTGATCCGGTTTCACTGGAGTGTGGACACAACTTCTGCCGCTCCTGTATCACCCAGTGTTGGGAAAAGAAGGAGATAAACTCCTGCCCAGAATGTAGACAGGCGTTTACAGAAAGAAACCTCAGAGCCAATCGGGTCTTAGCGAATCTGGCTGAGAAAGCTCGAAAATTAAAGCTGAATGGGAAAGAGAAGGAAAGTAAACTTCACTGTGAGGAACATCAGGAAGAAC TGAAGCTGTTTTGTGAAACGGACAAGAAATCGATCTGTCTGATTTGTAGAGATTCGCGGGAACACAGAGAGCACAGCTTCATCCCGATTAAAGAAGCTGTTGAAATCTACAAG GCCCAGGAATAG